In Pseudoduganella albidiflava, a single window of DNA contains:
- a CDS encoding 2-hydroxyacid dehydrogenase yields MRLAMFSAQPYDRRFFEEARPAAVAIDYLDTALDTGTAVLAQGCDAVCVFVNDILDAAVLERLHALGVRAILLRCAGFNNVDLAALARLGMFAARVPAYSPEAVAEHALAMILTLNRHTHRAFNRVREGNFALDGLLGFTLHGKTAGIVGTGKIGLATARILRGFGCRVLGHDPFPSAAFEELGSMVPLDDLLAQSDIVSLHCPLTEATRHLIGHATLGRMKEGAMLVNTSRGALVDTAAVIEALKSHRLGALAIDVYEQESALFFRDHSSEIIADDVFGRLTSFPNVLVTGHQGFFTIEALREIAAITYGNLACWQAGAPCANLLPAG; encoded by the coding sequence ATCCGGCTGGCGATGTTCAGTGCCCAGCCATACGACCGCCGCTTCTTCGAAGAAGCGCGCCCCGCCGCCGTGGCGATCGACTATCTCGATACCGCGCTCGATACCGGCACCGCCGTGCTGGCCCAGGGGTGCGATGCCGTGTGCGTGTTCGTCAACGACATCCTCGACGCCGCCGTGCTGGAGCGCCTGCACGCGCTGGGCGTGCGCGCGATCCTGCTGCGCTGCGCCGGCTTCAACAACGTGGACCTGGCGGCGCTGGCGCGCCTGGGCATGTTTGCCGCGCGGGTGCCCGCCTATTCGCCGGAAGCGGTGGCGGAACATGCGCTGGCGATGATCCTCACGCTGAACCGCCACACGCACCGGGCCTTCAACCGGGTCCGCGAAGGCAATTTCGCGCTGGACGGCCTGCTCGGCTTCACGCTGCACGGCAAGACGGCCGGCATCGTCGGCACCGGCAAGATCGGCCTGGCGACGGCGCGCATCCTGCGCGGCTTCGGCTGCCGGGTGCTGGGCCACGATCCGTTTCCGTCCGCCGCGTTCGAGGAACTGGGCAGCATGGTTCCGCTGGACGACCTGCTGGCGCAATCGGACATCGTGTCGCTGCATTGCCCGCTGACCGAGGCCACGCGCCACCTGATCGGCCACGCCACGCTGGGCCGGATGAAGGAGGGCGCCATGCTGGTCAACACGTCGCGCGGCGCGCTGGTCGACACGGCCGCCGTGATCGAGGCGCTGAAGTCGCACCGTCTCGGTGCGCTGGCGATCGACGTCTACGAGCAGGAAAGCGCACTGTTCTTCCGCGACCATTCTTCGGAGATCATCGCCGACGACGTGTTTGGACGCCTGACCTCGTTCCCGAATGTGCTGGTCACGGGGCACCAGGGCTTCTTCACGATCGAGGCGCTGCGCGAGATCGCCGCGATCACCTACGGCAACCTGGCTTGCTGGCAGGCGGGAGCGCCGTGCGCGAACCTGCTGCCGGCGGGCTGA